The following coding sequences are from one Solidesulfovibrio fructosivorans JJ] window:
- the yedF gene encoding sulfurtransferase-like selenium metabolism protein YedF, with translation MEVTLDCRGLACPGPVLRCKECVEAPDRPQTLTVTVDNQAARENVTRFLGMRGYAVTGSEQDGLFVLRATATGEAITPPQPASAGAPREKVDNAKTAVFITADTVGRGDPELGAKLMVNFIATLPELGEGLWRIILVNGGVKLAVAGSPVLPMLKELAAAGVSILVCGTCLDFFGILEQKEVGETTNMLDVVTSLDLADKVIQM, from the coding sequence ATGGAAGTCACGCTCGATTGCCGGGGACTGGCCTGTCCGGGACCGGTGTTGCGCTGCAAGGAATGTGTGGAGGCCCCGGACCGGCCGCAGACGCTTACCGTCACCGTGGACAATCAGGCGGCCCGGGAAAACGTCACCCGTTTTCTGGGCATGCGCGGTTACGCCGTCACGGGAAGCGAGCAGGATGGCCTTTTCGTGCTGCGAGCCACGGCCACGGGCGAGGCGATTACTCCGCCCCAGCCCGCTTCCGCCGGCGCTCCCCGGGAAAAAGTCGACAATGCCAAGACCGCCGTCTTCATCACGGCCGACACCGTGGGCCGGGGCGATCCGGAACTGGGCGCCAAGCTCATGGTCAACTTCATCGCCACCCTGCCGGAACTGGGCGAAGGGCTTTGGCGCATCATCCTGGTCAACGGCGGGGTCAAACTGGCCGTTGCCGGCAGCCCGGTTTTGCCCATGCTCAAGGAACTGGCCGCGGCCGGTGTCTCCATCCTGGTCTGCGGCACCTGCCTGGACTTTTTTGGCATCCTGGAGCAAAAGGAAGTCGGCGAAACGACGAACATGCTCGACGTGGTCACAAGCCTCGATCTGGCGGACAAGGTCATCCAGATGTAG
- a CDS encoding sensor histidine kinase, translating into MRRRNSPTGQSMQEEATTTYFLPAERLGQDAINRIAKEIAVSPAALSLALVPLAVTILNDTRQIVYANMRFVRMVGAKAQEEILGKRLGEALGCAHSVELPGGCGTTRFCLYCGAAKAIVKGLEGESATQECSIDRLTPAPLEALNLQVWTAPMQQGQHQLVLSSALDIAHEKALRNFERLFFHDILNAVSGIKGIHDLIALELPENQVQDLDLLRRAINDIQDIVETQKDFLTVEAREYQHVRTRLDTLELLHYLAAYCQSFNHEPKRVLCVDPEAPSIDVSSDARIIQRIMVNMVKNALEASGPGESVTLGCEGDEAGDVAFWVHNPAVMPEETRMRLFQRGFTTKGVGRGFGAYGMRLFARECLDGDVDFSSRPGEGTRFFLRLPG; encoded by the coding sequence ATGCGACGACGCAACAGCCCTACCGGACAGTCCATGCAGGAAGAGGCGACAACGACATATTTTTTGCCGGCAGAGCGTCTGGGACAGGACGCGATCAACCGCATCGCCAAGGAGATCGCCGTTTCTCCCGCCGCGCTTTCGCTGGCGCTCGTTCCATTGGCGGTGACCATCTTAAACGATACCCGGCAGATCGTTTACGCCAACATGCGGTTCGTGCGCATGGTCGGAGCCAAGGCACAGGAAGAAATACTCGGCAAGCGCCTGGGCGAGGCACTGGGCTGCGCCCATTCCGTCGAACTTCCGGGCGGCTGCGGCACCACGCGATTTTGCCTGTACTGCGGCGCGGCCAAAGCCATTGTCAAAGGCCTCGAAGGGGAATCCGCCACCCAGGAGTGCTCCATCGACCGCCTGACGCCCGCGCCTCTCGAAGCCCTCAACCTCCAGGTTTGGACAGCCCCCATGCAACAGGGGCAGCACCAGCTGGTGCTGAGTTCCGCCCTCGACATCGCCCACGAAAAGGCGTTGCGCAATTTCGAGCGCCTCTTTTTCCATGATATCTTGAATGCCGTGTCCGGCATCAAGGGCATCCACGACCTCATCGCCCTGGAGTTGCCGGAAAACCAGGTTCAGGACCTCGATCTGCTGCGCCGGGCCATAAACGACATCCAGGACATCGTGGAAACGCAAAAGGATTTCCTGACTGTGGAAGCCAGGGAATACCAGCATGTCCGCACGAGGCTCGACACGCTCGAACTCCTGCATTACCTGGCCGCCTACTGCCAGTCCTTCAATCACGAACCCAAGCGGGTGCTGTGCGTGGACCCCGAGGCACCCTCGATCGATGTTTCCTCGGACGCCCGCATCATCCAGCGCATCATGGTCAACATGGTCAAAAACGCCCTGGAAGCCTCGGGCCCGGGCGAGTCCGTGACGCTCGGCTGCGAAGGCGACGAGGCTGGCGACGTGGCTTTCTGGGTCCACAATCCGGCCGTCATGCCCGAAGAGACCCGCATGCGCCTTTTCCAGAGGGGCTTTACGACCAAGGGCGTCGGCCGTGGCTTCGGCGCTTACGGCATGCGGCTCTTCGCCCGGGAATGCCTGGACGGCGACGTGGATTTTTCCTCGAGGCCGGGGGAAGGCACTCGTTTTTTCCTGCGGCTCCCGGGCTGA
- a CDS encoding pseudouridine synthase, producing MTDDNGVRLNKALAEAGVCSRRQADALIAAGRVAVDGSVVTELGRKIDPARSRLSVDGKDVVKPDTAGTLTLMLHKKPGCVTTARDPEGRPTVFDALPDPYRKRRLFSVGRLDFFSEGLLLLTTDGELAYRLAHPRWHAPKRYLVTVRGHVGPEAIEAMGRGMRLAEGEPLAPVAARIVKRLAADRFVLEMELRQGINRQVRRMCRDLGLTVLKLVRVAQGPLELGGLAPGKCRELAGEELAALRRSVGLPAGDAAPSPRTGRHRAT from the coding sequence ATGACCGACGACAACGGGGTACGCCTCAACAAGGCCCTGGCCGAGGCCGGGGTCTGTTCCAGACGGCAGGCCGACGCGCTGATCGCCGCCGGCCGGGTCGCGGTCGACGGGAGCGTGGTTACGGAACTCGGGCGCAAAATCGACCCGGCCAGGTCGCGCCTGAGCGTGGACGGCAAGGACGTCGTCAAGCCCGATACCGCCGGGACGCTCACCCTCATGCTCCACAAAAAGCCGGGCTGCGTCACCACGGCCCGCGATCCCGAGGGCCGCCCCACCGTCTTCGACGCCCTGCCGGACCCCTACCGGAAACGACGCCTTTTTTCCGTGGGCCGGCTGGATTTTTTCTCCGAAGGGCTGTTGCTTTTGACCACCGACGGCGAACTGGCCTACCGCCTGGCCCATCCCCGCTGGCACGCGCCCAAGCGCTATCTGGTCACCGTGCGCGGCCACGTCGGCCCCGAGGCGATCGAAGCGATGGGGCGCGGCATGCGGCTGGCCGAGGGGGAGCCCCTCGCCCCGGTTGCGGCGCGCATCGTCAAACGGCTGGCCGCCGACCGCTTCGTCCTGGAGATGGAGCTGCGCCAGGGAATCAACCGCCAGGTGCGGCGCATGTGCCGCGATTTGGGGCTTACCGTGCTCAAGCTCGTGCGCGTCGCCCAAGGCCCTCTGGAACTGGGCGGGCTGGCTCCGGGAAAATGCCGGGAACTGGCCGGCGAGGAACTGGCCGCCCTGCGCCGGTCCGTCGGCCTGCCCGCGGGCGATGCCGCCCCCTCCCCCCGAACCGGACGCCACCGCGCTACTTGA
- a CDS encoding LolA family protein, protein MKKRAFFLAVCFVLATAATARAVDPTELAGRIQNKYATINAFSASFTQAIRNAASGDTEHRSGSFFFKKPVLVRWETVKPEKELLIVGKDAVWDYFEEDKEAYRYAVKEIISSKTMLRFLTGKANLTEDFFVAAGKASDAGPGQAVLDLAPREPEPGLVMARVWVDLSTDMIARVFIQDFYANTNDLTLTGVAVNPKLADTLFTFTPPKDAKVHDNAPAKERDLK, encoded by the coding sequence ATGAAAAAACGCGCCTTTTTCCTTGCCGTCTGTTTCGTGTTGGCCACCGCCGCCACGGCCCGGGCCGTGGACCCGACGGAGCTGGCCGGTCGCATCCAGAATAAATACGCCACGATAAACGCCTTTTCCGCCTCGTTCACCCAGGCCATTCGCAACGCGGCCAGCGGCGACACCGAACACCGCTCCGGCTCGTTTTTCTTCAAAAAACCGGTGCTCGTGCGCTGGGAGACGGTCAAGCCCGAAAAAGAGCTGCTTATCGTCGGCAAGGATGCCGTCTGGGATTATTTCGAGGAGGACAAGGAGGCCTACCGCTATGCGGTCAAGGAGATCATCAGCTCCAAGACCATGCTGCGGTTTCTGACAGGCAAGGCCAATCTGACCGAGGATTTTTTCGTGGCCGCCGGCAAGGCGTCCGACGCCGGCCCGGGGCAGGCGGTGCTCGATCTGGCCCCGCGCGAACCCGAGCCGGGGCTGGTCATGGCCCGGGTTTGGGTCGACCTGTCCACGGACATGATCGCCCGCGTCTTCATTCAGGATTTCTACGCCAACACCAACGACCTGACGCTTACCGGCGTGGCGGTCAATCCCAAGCTCGCCGACACGCTCTTCACGTTCACGCCGCCGAAGGACGCCAAGGTCCACGACAACGCGCCGGCCAAGGAGCGCGACCTCAAGTAG